In Halichondria panicea chromosome 5, odHalPani1.1, whole genome shotgun sequence, the genomic stretch AAACAGTTTTTTGGGTGCGTTTTCGCgggaactcaagcaaatttgtcggctaaggtctaattgtTTTTTGCACATTaaattttctatcttttgatCAAACTGTTAGTAATACACTTTTACGATCACTCTCGTTTTCACCTTCCCGCTGCAGGCACTGTACCACTGTGGTCATACCAAGATGCGCATAAACATGAACATAAAAATGTAATGTGCTACAAAGtttcaactataattatgaataagtTTATGGGTCCACTTCTGTCACTTTGGGTTTGTTAGGATTGTTGTCCAGCAACCATTGAGCCAGCCAGGTCTGCAAGGGAATAAGTGGCGTGAATGATGCAGATATAAGCAAAATACAATTTTGAACCTTTACATGATTATACGCTTATGTAGGTGGATAGTTGGTTAGGGTAGCTAGCAATTGCATACAAATTGTCCTCAAAATGGAGCAGGGGATGGGCAGTACAGATTCACACATGAAAATAGCCGTACGTCACGTGTACCATTCAACTGATTATTTCCATCATATAATTTTAATGATTGTACGTACCAGTGGATCTTCTGGTTTTTGCTTGGACAGATGTGTGAGAGCCTTGGTGAGGACAGGGTTCACTTTGCTCTGGAGATAGTCAGTTGCATCTTGGCCGTGGTAGATGGGCTCTGTGATTGCTGCAGACAAAGAgataatacatgtattcatGCGTAAATTCTAGAAACGAAGGTACCTATTCATtactgtatatacgtacactaAAATAATGTTTGAACCTTCAGAAACGATAATTTCATATCGCAAACTCTAACTAAATGCAGAAAATTGAGTAGCCCTTACATTCTGAGAACATGAATCTGATCTCTCTCTCAGCCGTATGGTAGCTATCACTGCCGTGCAGTCCATTTCTTGTTTGATCATGCCCGTACTTTGCCCTGAGTGAGTCGGGAGCTTCCTGCTTGGCTCTGACTGCATTCGTGGGTCCCAGCAGATCCCTCCACTCTTGAATAGCATCACGCTTGGCCAGAACCAGTGCTATGATGTCAGCACTGCAAGGAATACAAGGTTTTATACCAATGACATGTTGGCAAATATTATAAGGCCCGTCCGGTGCGTGTAACTTAGTACTCTAAGAGTTTACCAAAAAGGTACATGCAAACACTTCATGGAAAATACTACAGATATTTGAGCCATCACACATttttgatctacatgtacacaccaccGAGATACTGTATGCTCCTCAGAGCTACTAAATATATCTTGCGAG encodes the following:
- the LOC135336060 gene encoding nucleoside diphosphate kinase homolog 5-like — translated: MEDTPIFPDPPVVTVERTLAIIKPDAVHRADEVMEDIKSLEFSILNQRRLRLTPEQASDFYAEHYGKMFFPSLIAYMQSADIIALVLAKRDAIQEWRDLLGPTNAVRAKQEAPDSLRAKYGHDQTRNGLHGSDSYHTAEREIRFMFSESITEPIYHGQDATDYLQSKVNPVLTKALTHLSKQKPEDPLTWLAQWLLDNNPNKPKVTEVDP